A part of Dermacentor variabilis isolate Ectoservices chromosome 10, ASM5094787v1, whole genome shotgun sequence genomic DNA contains:
- the LOC142559994 gene encoding pancreatic triacylglycerol lipase-like, which translates to MRTVARSLALLVKTLVDAGAVKPEHVHYIGHSLGAQTGGFFGKDVKQLTGRLVGRITGLDPAGPLFESRASAADVVQGRLRMSTSCGHVDFYPNGGREQPGCWRFSSCSHSKATEFYAESVRECDFPTRSCKSYADFVAGKCAPSCEDGRTCGHMGHPARVPLAGDHFTKTTKQQCPPRAVGYNLRVQIAPRRMDPDATLVNSLGRSAQILLEEATPEERRELLDALREEMAVRTGQRSPYDGQPWE; encoded by the exons ATGCGCACCGTGGCCCGTTCGCTGGCGCTGCTGGTCAAGACGCTGGTGGACGCCGGGGCGGTGAAGCCCGAGCACGTCCACTACATCGGCCACAGCCTGGGCGCCCAGACGGGAGGCTTCTTCGGCAAGGACGTCAAGCAGCTCACGGGTCGGCTCGTCGGACGTATCACCG GTCTGGACCCCGCAGGACCGCTATTCGAGTCGCGCG CTTCGGCCGCGGACGTGGTCCAGGGCCGTCTTCGAATGAGCACTAGTTGCGGACACGTGGACTTCTACCCGAACGGCGGCAGAGAGCAACCGGGCTGCTGGAGATTCAGCT CCTGCTCGCACTCCAAGGCCACCGAGTTCTACGCCGAGTCGGTGCGCGAGTGCGACTTCCCGACGCGCTCGTGCAAGAGCTACGCCGACTTCGTGGCCGGCAAGTGCGCGCCCAGCTGCGAGGACGGCCGCACCTGCGGTCACATGGGCCACCCGGCCAGAGTGCCGCTGGCCGGCGACCACTTCACGAAGACCACGAAGCAGCAGTGCCCGCCCAGGGCCGTCGGCTACAACCTGCGGGTGCAGATCGCGCCTCGGAGAATGGACCCGGACGCGACGCTGGTGAACTCGCTGGGACGCTCGGCGCAGATCCTTCTCGAAGAGGCCACGCCCGAAGAACGTCGGGAACTACTGGACGCGCTCAGAGAGGAGATGGCTGTGCGCACCGGTCAGCGGTCCCCGTATGATGGACAACCGTGGGAATGA